A single region of the Leptodactylus fuscus isolate aLepFus1 chromosome 5, aLepFus1.hap2, whole genome shotgun sequence genome encodes:
- the LOC142204265 gene encoding olfactory receptor 1468-like — MGHHNVSKVTEILLLGFQNLQRLNFPFFLLLLLIFCVTLCGNLLIILVVSYSRSLHSPMYFFLTQLSFSDLLLSTTVVPNMLNVVLYNGSHLPLIGCLTQFYCFVATESLECLLLTVMSYDRYQAICHPLHYTSIMDLTFCIKLVVLCWVVIFVEELMVTLTIGHLDFCGPNIIDHFFCDLEPILALSCSDTFIMKMETLFLVIFLAICPVTVIIVSYVYIIFTILKIPSVTRRQKTFSTCRAHLAVVSLFYGSLISIYVFPRQESAKTLLSLFYTVVTPLLNPMIYSLSNREIKQALKNLFKNIPPSILF, encoded by the coding sequence atgggacatcacaatgtaagtaaAGTGACGGAGATTCTACTTTTGGGATTTCAGAATTTACAAAGACTAAATTTTCCGTTCTTTCTCTTACTGCTGCTCATCTTCTGTGTGACTCTATGTGGAAACCTCCTGATCATCCTGGTGGTGTCCTACAGCAGATCCCTCCActctcccatgtacttcttcctcaCACAGCTCTCCTTCTCAGATCTCCTCCTCTCTACCACCGTAGTACCCAATATGCTCAATGTTGTGTTGTATAATGGGAGCCATTTGCCACTCATTGGCTGTTTGACTCAGTTTTATTGTTTTGTAGCCACGGAGTCGTTGGAATGTCTTCTCCTGACggtgatgtcctatgaccggtATCAGGCCATCTGTCACCCTCTACATTACACCTCCATCATGGACCTCACATTTTGTATAAAACTTGTTGTCCTTTGCTGGGTTGTGATTTTTGTTGAGGAGTTGATGGTCACATTAACAATTGGACATTTGGATTTTTGTGGACCAAAcatcattgaccatttcttctgtgacttGGAACCTATACTGGCGCTTTCCTGCTCGGACACTTTTATAATGAAGATGGAAACtttgtttttggttatttttcttgcaatttGCCCGGTTACTGTGATAATAGTCtcctatgtgtatattatattcacCATACTGAAGATCCCCTCTGTGACCAGGAGGCAGAagaccttctccacctgtagagCCCATTTGGCTGTGGTGTCTCTATTTTATGGATCACTTATTAGCATCTATGTATTTCCACGGCAGGAAAGTGCAAAGACACTTCTATCGCTGTTTTACACTGTTGTCACTCCACTTCTTAACCCCATGATATACAGTCTGAGTAATAGAGAGATTAAACAGGCTCTCAAGAATCTCTTCAAAAACATCCCACCGTCTATTCTTTTCTAA